The Etheostoma cragini isolate CJK2018 chromosome 15, CSU_Ecrag_1.0, whole genome shotgun sequence genome window below encodes:
- the rogdi gene encoding protein rogdi homolog — MLNPQRSLSELPKMSTASQVERAVLEEEFNWLLKEEVHAVLKQLQDVLKEASRRFTTPTPGLDPQLKQENFILGSSTMDQVKGVLTLQGEALTQADINLKVAKSSQVLHFQFREDKLWKLQQIQDARNHVTQALQLLSSRDDSYHFKTGAEVNKLMDAVMLQLTRARNRLTTPASMTLPELATSGLMKMFSPPMPGDVMVNFYINLSKLCLTVYQLHVLPPNTTKNFKPAGSSVLHNPGAMFELNNNRFEVSHVHKVECVVPWLNDTLVFFTISLQLCQQLKDKISVFSSFWNYRAF; from the exons ATGCTCAACCCGCAAAGGTCTCTGTCCGAGCTGCCCAAGATGTCCACTGCCAGTCAAGTGGAAAGAGCTGTGTTG GAGGAGGAATTCAACTGGCTGCTTAAAGAAGAAGTGCACGCGGTCCTGAAGCAGCTCCAGGATGTCCTCAAG GAGGCATCGAGACGTTTCACCACGCCGACGCCGGGCCTGGACCCGCAGCTCAAACAGGAAAACTTCATCCTCGGCAGCTCAAC caTGGATCAAGTGAAGGGGGTGCTGACTCTGCAGGGAGAGGCTCTGACTCAGGCT GACATAAACCTGAAGGTCGCAAAGAGCAGCCAAGTGTTACACTTTCAGTTCAGAGAGGACAAGCTGTGGAAGCTGCAGCAG ATTCAGGATGCCAGGAACCATGTGACCCAGGCCCTGCAGTTACTAAGCAGCCGTGATGACAGCTACCACTTCAAGACGGGGGCTGAGGTTAATAAG CTCATGGATGCAGTGATGCTTCAGCTGACCAGAGCACGGAACCGCCTCACCACCCCGGCCTCCATGACGCTGCCGGAGCTGGCCACCAGCGGTCTGATG AAAATGTTCTCTCCTCCCATGCCTGGCGATGTGATGGTGAACTTTTACATCAACTTGAGCAAACTGTGCCTGACCGTCTACCAGCTTCATGTGCTGCCTCCCAACACCACTAAG AATTTCAAGCCAGCTGGAAGCTCAGTGTTGCACAACCCAGGAGCAATGTT CGAGCTCAACAACAACCGCTTTGAGGTGAGCCACGTCCACAAGGTGGAGTGTGTGGTGCCGTGGCTGAACGACACGCTGGTGTTCTTCACCATCTCGCTGCAGCTCTGTCAGCAGCTCAAAGACAAG